CCCAGGACGATTCTCCTGGCCTGAGCGGAAACACAGCGGAAAAATAGTTATAATCTATCAATTCGCCAAATCTCTCGGAGTGCATGAAATTCATCTCCCAGTCTGTTCGACGTGCCCCGGCAGAATATAGTCCTGCCATTCCGGCTGGATTCCAGAACGAGGCTGTAGCATCATCAGCCACGGCAATGAATGCACCACCAAGGGCCATAGCTCTCGCGCCGCCCCCCAGAGCCATGAACTCTCCAGCGTATTTCTCAGCCTGAACAGTCTCCGAAAAAAAGATCATCATCGTCAGACATGCTGTCGCGAAAATAGTCCTCATTTGACTTCTCTCCATTTTCCAGGGGATGATCTTGGCGGCAGATCCCATTCCTTATAAACCTGGTCTACTGCTTACTACAAATTATAACAGATGCGGTTTTAAAGAACAAACTCAAAAACCATCAGGAAGCAGCTTTCAACTCAGCCCATACCCTTTCAATCGTCGGTACAGTGTCCTTTCGGAGAGCCCGAGTTGTCTTGCCGCCTTCTTTCTGTTTCCACCATTCAACAACAGAGCTTCCCTTATGGCTTCTTTCTCGATATCGTCAAGCCCCGGCCGATTATCTTCGCTCGCATCGACCACTTCCTCCCATCGGCGCCATTTGCTGCCTGATTGCGACCCATCGTCCCTGACCATACGAAGTATCTCCCGAACATCATTATGAAGAGAGAGGAGTGAATTAATGATCAGTTCTCTCTCCATCTGGTCTCTCGTCTTTTCCACATGGACAGGCAGGTCGGGAAATGACTGAGAAGTTGTACTATCCACCAGTCGTGTCTCTATATCCGACAAGGTGATCCGTTCCCCCGTACTCATCACAACGATATTATCGATCACGTTCGCAAGTTCACGCACGTTCCCCGGCCACGCATAAGTCCGCATAAGATTCATGGCCGCTTTGTCGATCGAAAGTACTCTCCTGTTGTGCCTGCTTGACGATTGTATCAGAAAGTGCCTCGCTAGAAATGGAATGTCGGGTTGTCTGGCTCTCAGAGGCGGAATCCTTATCTGAACGACTTTAAGCCTGTAATAAAGATCTTTTCTGAATCCCCCTCCAGCAACGCTTGTCTCAAGTTCCCTGTTTGTGGCGGCGATTATTCTGACATCTGTTGTAAGCTTCTCATTTCCACCCACACGCATATATTCCCCGATCTCGAGCACCCTCAGAAACCTGACCTGCATAGTGAGACTCATCTCTCCCACTTCATCAAGAAAAAGCGTGCCACGGTCCGCGCGTTCAAAGAGGCCAATCCTTCTCGAAACGGCTCCTGTGAACGAACCCTTCTCGTGACCGAACAGCTCACTCTCCAGAACCCCCTCGGCCATTGCCCCGCAATTGACCGCTTCGAATCCTTTTGATCTCCTGTTGCTCCTGAGATGGACCGCTTTTGCAACAAGTTCCTTTCCGGAACCACTTTCTCCCTCGATAAGGATCGACACTTCAGTAGGTGCTGCTCGAATGATTGTATCGATCACTTCGCGTAAGGCAGCAGATCTCCCGACAATACCAGCACTAGATTTTACCCTCCGGACATTTACCAGATGCGCAGCCCTCAGCAGGAAATCTTCTAAATCTATGGTAACAGGAACAAGCAGGTCGATTCCGTCGACAGCATTATCCTCAATGTGACGTTCGTCGATGCCCGAATCAAAGACTATGACTTCAAAATTGATAAAATTCTTTTCGAACCTCGTGACGATCTGTTGGAAATTGATACTACTCCCCGTGCCATCGATCACGAGGATCAGCCCGCCGTCTGGTTCATCCATGTTAAGAAGTTCCGATACGCTATCGAATCTTCTAAGCCTGAGCCGTTCACCTATGACGAGAGCCTCGACAAGGTCTTCGATTTTCTCATTCCGCGCGAGCAACCATAATTCTGTATTCATAAACATCACCTGGCCAGCAGGTTACATCTATAGGAGGCCTTTGTCAACAATGGAAGTATCAATATCTGAATGATCTGTTCCGCATGAGCAACTCAACCGGGGTGACTGTCGGCCGCTCCGGACTCGGGAAATGCTCCTATGACGCTCAATATCTCATTTATGTGGAAAGGTTTCTGCAGGCAGGTCTCTGCTCCGTCTTCTATACCCTCATCTACCCTGTCCTCGATATTCGCACCAGTCATCAGGACATATCTGGCTTCAGGCCTTCTCTCTCGAAGAATCTTCATCGTTTCTACGCCATCCATGCCAGGCAGACAAACATCGATGAAAGCGGCATCATATAGCCTGTTCTTGGTCACTTTCAGAGCTTCTTCCCCTGAAAAAGCTGTTATCACACCGCAACCGTGCAGTTCCAGGAGGTCCCGAAGGAACTCGCAGATATCTTCCTGATCATCAACAACAAGGACCTTCATCATCTTCGCTAGCCCGTCCTGACCTTTTCCCTGATGAGAACTTTTTGTTTACCGGCCTTTTCGCAGACCGGGTTTTGCTCATAAGCTTCGGCATGTGAAGGAATCCCGTTCATCAAACGGGTCACCCTGCCCTTGAGGCGAAGCATTGCCTTCGTATGTATCTGACATATTCTGGATTCCGAGACTTCGAGGACTTTTCCGATTTCCTTCAATGTCAATTCCTCGTAGTAATAGAGAGTCAGTACAAGCCTTTCCTTCTCGGGAAGGTTCGCCAGAGTGTCCTTCACTATTCCCAGTAATTCTTTTTCTTCCAGTCGTTCGTAGGGATCCACCGCATTAGAGTGTGGAAGCGAGTTGCTTATCACCGAGTAAAGACCTTCGTGATTCGATGATATCCCCTGGTCAAGGCTTATCAGGCATGCAAGAGACACGTCGTCTAGTAATTTATAGTACTCTTTCATCGAGATCTTGAGGTGGTTGGCTACATCGACGTCGCCTGCGGGCCTACCAAGCGTAATCTCGAGATCCGCAAGAACACTTTCAAGAAGTTTGGCTTTGTGCCTTATGGACCTTGGAAACCAGTCCTGGCTTCTCAATTCGTCCAGCATGGAACCACGAATCCGTGGAATCGCATAAGTCTCGAACTTCGTCATCCTGGTAATATCATATTTCTCGACTGACTGTATCAGGCCGAGCATGCCGGCAGCAAACAGATCATCGATCTCAATATGACTGGGGAGACTTACTGCTATCCTTCCCGCAGCATACTTCACGAGATGGATGTACTCAAGGATAAGTGACTCCCGGACCTTTTCGCTGCCAGTTTCTGTGAATGTTTCCCAGAGTTCTGTGCGATCTGAATTCTTATCGTTTTTTTGTGTAAATATCTTCATACTGTCTGCTTGACCGCATTTTTCATGCCACTGGCAAACAGCTATCATTCTATTGCTATTATAGGGTTTACAGGTCTACGCCATTTCAGTCAGGGCTGCAATCCTGTCTTATGACAGGAAAATATTACCTCGCTCAAACAGACATGGCCATTGCGCCGATCTCCTTGTCACGATAAAGCTTCAGCTTGTTTCTTAAAGTTCTGACGCTTATTCCAAGATCCCTGGCCGCCTTTGTCCGGTTGCTACTATATTTCTTCAGGCGTTCTTCTATCATCAGTCTTTCAGCTTCAGCTATCGTACAGCAAGTCAGGATCTCCTCCACCTTTGACGCCCCCATGGATACACTTTCATCGAAAATAAAATATTCTTCCGATATAGTATTATCATTACAGAGGATAACTGCTCTTTCTATGCAATTTTCAAGCTCCCTGATATTACCACGCCATACGCCCATCTGCATCTTCTTCAGAGCACCCTTGCTGAGCATCTTGACTTCTCTGCCGTTCTCGTCACAGTAGAGCCTTATAAAATGATCTGCCAGAAGGATTATATCCTCTTTTCTTTCTCGCAAAGGAGGCACTTCTATGTTTACGACATTAAGTCTGTAATATAGATCCTCTCTGAATCTGCCTTCCCGTATCTCGGTGAGGAGGTTCTTGTTAGTCGTCGTGATGATACGTACATCAACAGATATGGGTTGTCTTCCGCCCACCCTGTCCAGCTCTCTTTCCTGCAGTACTCTGAGGAGTTTTGCCTGAATATGCATCGGGATCTCACCGATCTCGTCGAGCAGAAGTGTTCCCGTGTCTGCCTGTTCGAATTTCCCGGGATGCCATTTATGAGCTGACGTGAAAGAACCCTTTTCATGTCCGAACAACTCACTTTCGAGAGTACCCTCGGGAATCGCAGCGCAGTTTATTCTCACAAACGGCTTTTCTTTCCGTCCGCTCATAGCATGAATCCTGCGTGCTACCAGTTCCTTCCCAGTCCCGTTTTCGCCTGTAATAAGGACAGTTGCCTTCGTATCGGCAATGGTATCAGCTGTCTCAAGAACACTCTTGAGAGAGTCGGATGACCCAATGATTTCCCTGCCGTCCTGAATATTCAGTTTCTTTCTCAGATTGATGTTTTCATTTTTCATTGAGGCAAATTCGAAAGCGTTCTTAACTTTCAGAGTCAACTCGTCCATGGTAAAAGGTTTCGTAACGTAATCGTGGGCCCCTAGCCGCATTGCTTCCGTAGCTTCCTCGACTGAACCGTAAGCAGTCATAAAGATTATGATCGAGTCAATACTCTTTTTTCTCAGCTTCCTCAAAAACTCAATTCCGTCCCCTGTTTTTGGAAGTCTTCCGTCCAGCAGTAAGAGATCGAAACTCTCTTCCGCCATCTTCAATTCAGCCTCTTTCGTACCCTCGACACCCGTCACCTTGTATTTCGGAATCAGGACATCCATGAGGAATTCTCTCGTCATGTCCATATCTTCTATCACCAGGATCTTCTTGTCCATCTCTTGAAACCCCCGTTTCATCACACTTCCTAGTTAGTTATCATTGTTTGTTATTCTTACTACCGTACCCATTCCCGCTTCGGACAAGAGCTCTACTGAAGCCCCCATTCTTCCTCCAACAGCTGCGACCAGATTCAGTCCGCACCCTATATGCGAATTCTTCGTGCTATAAAGTATCTCCCCTGCCCTGGCCATTTCAAGATCGTTCATCCCGCATCCATTATCCTGTACCTCTACACACCACCCGTACCCCCCCCCTGAAGGAGTCAGAGTCAGGCTGACCCTTCCCTCTCCACCACTGGCCTCAAGCGAGTTCTTGAAGAGATGAAAGATCATCTTCCTGAAATCGTTCCTGTCTCCCTTTAGAATCACACTCTCATCTATTTCGATATCCAGTTCCGCAGTGACAAATTCCGAACCAACTACTTCAACTGCTGTCTTCCATGCGTTTCTTATTAGAAGATCTGTCTCAAGCAAAGTTATATCTACTTTCTTGGATAACCTGTAATATTCAAATTCACTTAAAAAGCCCTCAAGACTTCCTATACCCCTGCTGATATTGCTGATCCACTTTTTGCCTTTTGTGCTGACTCCATCTTCATAGTCCAGCAACGAGGCGTATCCCTTAATACTCATGCAGTAATTCCGTATCTGATGTATCATAAGGGAAAGGAGCCTGTCGAGGTCCTCCAGTTTACCGACTTTTGTAATGTCTTTGAAATCGGGGCACCTGCATACCAGGGCTGCCATTCCCTTGTTGGCATTCCCATGTGCACTTTCAACTGCCAGCGACATGCTTATGTCCTCCTTACGATTCACTTTCAATCTCCAAGTGGGAAATATTTTCTCCTTCACGACAGGAAGTGATTACCGCAATTAGCATGCCTTTACAGGGCAGGGAAGTGGCTCTGGTGGGAAAGAATTGCCTAATTAACTGATTTTCAGGATTTTATAAGATTCGGCAGGCGAATATTTTTCCGCGGAATATGCTAAAAGGGCAAAATACTCCATAATCGACCTGATCCAGATAGTCTGCTGATGGAAAGGTTTCAGCCACCAGTGACCTGAATATCATCCTCATCAGTGCTGTAAAGTTTCGTCTTTTCTCTGAGAGTCTGCCGGCTTATCCCCAGTATTCGCGCGGCTTTGGATTTGTTTCCGTCAGTTTCATCCAGAGTCCTGCAGATAAGGAGCTTTTCCATCTCCCTGATACTCATCGGGTAGATTCCACTCATCATCGCTCCATGATTTTCATGACCCTCCGATAGCTCCTGACCGAGTTCCACAGGAACATGTTCAGGAAGCAGCTCGTCCTCAGCCTCGAGAAGCATCGCCCTTTCAATGACGTTTTTGAGTTCTCTGACATTACCTGGCCATGGGTAGGCCTGGAGCTGACGCTCGACTTCAGGACTGATCTTCCCTATCTTTTTCTTGAATTCTCTGTTGAACCTTTCGATGAAATGATTGGCAAGCAACGGGATATCTTCTTTTCTCTCCGTCAACGAGGGAAGATTGATCGGAATGACCTGTAGTCTGTAATACAGGTCGTTTCTGAATTCTCCGGTTTTGATAGCCTCGAGAAGATCCCTGTTTGTGGCAGCGATGATACGGGTCTTCACCCTCAAATCTTTTACTCCACCTACTCTTCTGAAAGTCTTGTTTTCCAGGACCCTCAGAAGTCGGCTCTGCAGGGTGATGCCCATCTCGCCTATCTCATCCAGAAAGATCGTTCCACCCTCGGCAAGTTCAAACAATCCCTTTTTCCTGAATTTGGCGTCTGTGAAC
This Candidatus Latescibacterota bacterium DNA region includes the following protein-coding sequences:
- a CDS encoding sigma-54 dependent transcriptional regulator encodes the protein MNTELWLLARNEKIEDLVEALVIGERLRLRRFDSVSELLNMDEPDGGLILVIDGTGSSINFQQIVTRFEKNFINFEVIVFDSGIDERHIEDNAVDGIDLLVPVTIDLEDFLLRAAHLVNVRRVKSSAGIVGRSAALREVIDTIIRAAPTEVSILIEGESGSGKELVAKAVHLRSNRRSKGFEAVNCGAMAEGVLESELFGHEKGSFTGAVSRRIGLFERADRGTLFLDEVGEMSLTMQVRFLRVLEIGEYMRVGGNEKLTTDVRIIAATNRELETSVAGGGFRKDLYYRLKVVQIRIPPLRARQPDIPFLARHFLIQSSSRHNRRVLSIDKAAMNLMRTYAWPGNVRELANVIDNIVVMSTGERITLSDIETRLVDSTTSQSFPDLPVHVEKTRDQMERELIINSLLSLHNDVREILRMVRDDGSQSGSKWRRWEEVVDASEDNRPGLDDIEKEAIREALLLNGGNRKKAARQLGLSERTLYRRLKGYGLS
- a CDS encoding response regulator, with product MMKVLVVDDQEDICEFLRDLLELHGCGVITAFSGEEALKVTKNRLYDAAFIDVCLPGMDGVETMKILRERRPEARYVLMTGANIEDRVDEGIEDGAETCLQKPFHINEILSVIGAFPESGAADSHPG
- a CDS encoding FliA/WhiG family RNA polymerase sigma factor, whose protein sequence is MKIFTQKNDKNSDRTELWETFTETGSEKVRESLILEYIHLVKYAAGRIAVSLPSHIEIDDLFAAGMLGLIQSVEKYDITRMTKFETYAIPRIRGSMLDELRSQDWFPRSIRHKAKLLESVLADLEITLGRPAGDVDVANHLKISMKEYYKLLDDVSLACLISLDQGISSNHEGLYSVISNSLPHSNAVDPYERLEEKELLGIVKDTLANLPEKERLVLTLYYYEELTLKEIGKVLEVSESRICQIHTKAMLRLKGRVTRLMNGIPSHAEAYEQNPVCEKAGKQKVLIREKVRTG
- a CDS encoding HAMP domain-containing histidine kinase — protein: MNRKEDISMSLAVESAHGNANKGMAALVCRCPDFKDITKVGKLEDLDRLLSLMIHQIRNYCMSIKGYASLLDYEDGVSTKGKKWISNISRGIGSLEGFLSEFEYYRLSKKVDITLLETDLLIRNAWKTAVEVVGSEFVTAELDIEIDESVILKGDRNDFRKMIFHLFKNSLEASGGEGRVSLTLTPSGGGYGWCVEVQDNGCGMNDLEMARAGEILYSTKNSHIGCGLNLVAAVGGRMGASVELLSEAGMGTVVRITNNDN
- a CDS encoding sigma-54 dependent transcriptional regulator, whose amino-acid sequence is MSGRILIIDDEKAIRWSLGEALKNQGYEIDDAEKGKEGISKFMEEPADLVILDLKLPDISGIEVLKQLRETDADLPVIMMTAYGEVETAVDAIKSGAYDFMLKPFQLEKMKIAIKNALENSRLKNELEGIRKKNRETYDFKNFIGKSQVMNDVFRKVTKIGESQASTILIQGDSGTGKELVARAIHESSHGTDKPFLEINCAALPETLLESELFGHEKGAFTDAKFRKKGLFELAEGGTIFLDEIGEMGITLQSRLLRVLENKTFRRVGGVKDLRVKTRIIAATNRDLLEAIKTGEFRNDLYYRLQVIPINLPSLTERKEDIPLLANHFIERFNREFKKKIGKISPEVERQLQAYPWPGNVRELKNVIERAMLLEAEDELLPEHVPVELGQELSEGHENHGAMMSGIYPMSIREMEKLLICRTLDETDGNKSKAARILGISRQTLREKTKLYSTDEDDIQVTGG
- a CDS encoding sigma-54 dependent transcriptional regulator; translated protein: MKRGFQEMDKKILVIEDMDMTREFLMDVLIPKYKVTGVEGTKEAELKMAEESFDLLLLDGRLPKTGDGIEFLRKLRKKSIDSIIIFMTAYGSVEEATEAMRLGAHDYVTKPFTMDELTLKVKNAFEFASMKNENINLRKKLNIQDGREIIGSSDSLKSVLETADTIADTKATVLITGENGTGKELVARRIHAMSGRKEKPFVRINCAAIPEGTLESELFGHEKGSFTSAHKWHPGKFEQADTGTLLLDEIGEIPMHIQAKLLRVLQERELDRVGGRQPISVDVRIITTTNKNLLTEIREGRFREDLYYRLNVVNIEVPPLRERKEDIILLADHFIRLYCDENGREVKMLSKGALKKMQMGVWRGNIRELENCIERAVILCNDNTISEEYFIFDESVSMGASKVEEILTCCTIAEAERLMIEERLKKYSSNRTKAARDLGISVRTLRNKLKLYRDKEIGAMAMSV